Part of the Niallia alba genome is shown below.
ACTGTGACCTGTAACCTTTAGCAAACAACACACAGTTGAAAACAATTGTTATAAGCTATATAATAAACGTATATCATGAAAAAGAGAAGCGCGCGAACACTTCTCCCTGCAACCTCTACCGTCAGGGTGTGGTTGTCAATTAAATATTATTTTGGTTGAGAACCACCCTTTTGCTTGCGACGGCGTAGGGTGGTTTTCTTGTTTTCTAATATGTTCTTCCGAAAGAAATAGGCGCTAATCTCATGCACAATCCCCTTCAGAACTTCACGAAGAAATTCAAGAAATGTTTCCATGATTATCACCTCCTTTCCTAAACGGAAAGAAGCACAACAACCAACCACCCTCACAATATTCAGTTGCTATTTCAGTTTATCACATTCACACAATCTAACTCTCTATCAATCTTCGACAAATTTCGGGCCGTCACTGTGACCTAGAATTTTGGTGCCTGTCACCCTATCTCTACCTTAACCCCAAAATGATCAGACACAACCGGCGTGGTTCTTCCATCAAAAACAGTTTCATATGAGTAAACAGATAGATTAGAAGAAACAAAGATATAATCAATCCGAAGCAGATCACTATTATTCTCCCAGCCATCAATTTTCTTCACCACAGTATGGCTGCCATTTTTGACCGTGGCATCTAGATAAGCATCCTTTAAATGGGGGTGCTTGGAAACAACGCTATAGCCTTCTTTCTCGATATGAGCAGGGTTATTAAAATCGCCCATCAACAAGATACATCCACCTGCCCGTGCTTCCGCTTCCCATGCTTCAACAAGCTTGTTCCATTCATACAAGAAAGGATAGCTTTCGGTTTCATCCTGCCACCAAGAGAGGTGCAATCCGTATACTAAATAGTTTCTTTCACTTGCTTGAAAACTAACTTCCAACGCTTTTCTTGTATGATAGTCTGTATAATCATCTTTGCGGGACAGCAATATCCCTCTTGCATTTGTTACCTTAAATCGAGTGAGAATGGCGATTCCTTCATCATATTGGTCGTAACCAATATGACTAGGAACCCAGCTCCAATAATATTCAAGCCCTTCTTTCTTCAGCTCCTGCTGGAGAAGAAAAGCAAAGTTATCTTTTTTAATTACCGTATCTTGATTGGGGGCAATGAAAAAAGAATCCACCTCTGCCTCCTCTGCATCCATCGATTGATTTACTTCCTGTAAGGAAATAACATCATAGGAATCAGCAAGCAATTGCACCTTGATCGCTTCCAGTTTTTCTAAAGGACTTTCTTCTATCCAGCTATGGGTATTTAATGTTAATAATTTCATTCACTTTGCTCCAAATAGTCATTAATGTCTGATTTCAGAATGTCAGCCTTTGGACCATAGATAGCTTGAACACCGCCATCCTTCTTAATTAAGCCCATTGCACCAGCTGCTTTCCATGACGATTCATCGCCTACTTTATCTAGCTCTTTTACAGAGACACGCAGTCTTGTCATACAGGCATCCACATCAGTAATATTAGCTTTTCCGCCTAATAAGTCGACAATTTCTAACACTTGGCTGTTAGTAGGACCAGCGTTCCCAGCTTCAGTGGTGTTAGAATCTGCATCACTTTCATAGTTACCATTACGACCTGGTGTTGAAAAATTAAATTTCTTAATCATGACATTCGCAATAAAATAGCTCACTATAAAGAAGACAATACATACAATTACATAGTTTAGGACGTCGCCTCCCAAGCCTGCTTTAAAAGCAATCGGCAAACGTGTAATCAGTTCTAAGTTTCCAAAGGAATGGAGCCGTAAATGGACAATATCCGCAGAGGCAAAAGCTAATCCTTGTAAAATAGCATAAACAACATAAAGTACTGGAGCAGCAAACATAAACATGAATTCTAATGGCTCTGTAACCCCTGTTAAGAAGACAGCGATGGCTGCGGAAAAAATCATTGATTTATACTTTTTCTTTTTATCCATATCCACATTTCGGTAGATTGCAACAGCGACTCCCATCAAAATTGCTGTTGCACCAATCATCTGCCCTACTTTAAAACGTGCTGGAGTAACAGATGAGAGCAGTTGATTATATGCCGCAGTATCACCCGCATTTTGTAGATTTACTAAATCACTTGCCCAAGCTAGCCAAAGTGGATCTTGTCCAAATACTTCCTTACCAGCCATCACACCAGACATGATCGTATACGTTCCACCTAGTGAGGTATAGTTAATTGGAATCGTCAACATATGGTGTAGACCAAATGGAATAAGTAGACGTTCAGCTGTACCATAGATAAAAGGCGCTAGGATTGGAGCGCTTTCACTTGAAGTCGCAATCCATAATCCAAAATGGTTAATGCCTGTTTGAATCGTTGGCCAAATCACCGCAAGGATCAAGGAAACGATAACAGACCAAAGGATAACCACAAACGGTACAAATCGTTTTCCATTAAAGAAGGCCAGTGCATCTGGCAGCTTTCTGAAATTGTAATATTTATTATAGACAATTGCTCCGATAAAGCCAGAGATAATCCCCACGAAAACACCCATATTAAGTGCAGGCGCTTCCAATACACTTGTAAAATATCCTTCTACTAAAATCTTGGTTCCAAATAAAGTATGCGTAAATGCACCATCTTCAGATAGCATTTCATTTGTGACCCCAAAGATAGAGCCTGTAATTCTATTAATTAATAAGAAGGCAATTCCCGCAGCAAAGGCTCCGCCTGCTTTTTCCTTTGCCCACGAACCACCAATTGCTAAGGCAAATAAAATATGTAAATTCCCAATAATCCCCCAGCCAATATTCTCTACAACGCTTCCAATTGTGATAAAAACAGAAGCATCAATCATGGCAATCAGCTTACCTAAACTAATCATAATCCCAGCTGCCGGCATAACAGCTACCACTACCATCAATGCTTTTCCGAATTTTTGCCAAAATTCAAATGACAACATCTTTTTCATTGTGTTCCCTCCTATTTACAATTAAAACGTTTGCACTAAAACTTATCTTTGATTATAGTAATATATCAACCATTTTACAAGAAAAATATTTATAATTTTAGTAATTAATTGCAAAAATAGCGCAAACGATTGCATTAATCAGAATCACCTTCAGAAAAAATCCTTCTTTTAAAAAGAATGATAAATAAATTGCGTCTGTTAATTTAACTGTCTATCTCTTATGGACAAAATAGACCGTTTGTCTTTTTATGGTGCCTGACTCCCAAAAAACCCTGGACAATTGTCGGTCGCAGAAATTTTCACCTTAGCCTTTACTGGTGCTGTTGCCCTTGAACTATTTGCATTAGTTGACAGTTGGTTCGGCCCAGCTATTGGTCCTTTATCCGAAGGTATTACATCGAAAATGAGTAAGCGTTTTAAAGGCCGGAAATTATTGATAGGAATCGACTGGCCAATCCTGGCGACACGCGCAGAACTATGGGCAGTAGCGAATATTTTAGCACCAATCTTGCTGCTAGTCGCTATCTTTCTTCCCGGCAATACAGTCCTTCCATTAGGAGGAATTCTGCTTACTGTATTAGCCCCAGCCCTTTTAATCGTGACAAAGGGAAGAGTAGTACGCATGACCATTATTGGAACCATTTTAATTCCTTTATTCTTATGGGGAGCAACTTTTATTGCTAAATTCGTGACGGAAACCTCTAAAGCTATGGGGAATTTTCCTAATGGATTGGATGCAGATGCCCTGTTCTCTTCCGTGGACTCTGATCCAATTGAAAAAATGCTAGCTATTCTATTTGGGAAAGCTGTCGATGCTTGGGATATCAAATTAATAGGATTCTCCGTGTTAGCGCTTATCGCTTATATCCTGTTATTCGGCTGGTACTTTAAACAAATGAGAAAAGAAAATAAGAAAATGGAATTGAAACAAAATACAGATAAGAAAGTATCATAAGTAGAAAATAGGGTGTTAACTTTGAAATTTCAGGTTAGCATTCTATTTTTATTTTCATGGAGCGTATAAAGAAAATCGCCATAACTACTGTATTCATCCTTCAGCAGATTCTACTGCCAAAAGAAGTCCTCATCTTCTATTTTTTCAAAATTTTTATTCAAAATGCGAACTTTTTAAGTTACAATGTAAATATTGTACGTAAATAACCCGTATAATCCCGGTAATATGGTCTGGGAGTCTCTACAGAGTGGCCTTAAATCACTCTACTATGGACGGAAAATTTCTTTTTCTAGAAACCGTTCTACTTTGCTGAACGGTTTTTTTCTATAGGACATTGCGGGAAATAGTAAAGGAGAAGGAAAATGGAAGATATACTAAAAGACATACTAGCAGCATTTAGTGTTGTATTAAATGGATTGCCCCAAGGGTTATTGGCGCTATCTTTTGGCTTTGCGTCCGTGCCAACCGCACTTGCTTTTCTTGTAGGTGCTGCTGGGAATAGCTTAACAAGCAATGTAGCTGTTATTTCCTTTCAAGCAGAAACCATAACAGTTGCAGGAACAATGGGGAAAAATATGCGCGAACGGCTCTCTTCCATCTTTTTTGGTGCCTTTTTATTAGTTATTATAGGTGTTTTTGGATTGATGGAACAAATCGTTGCCTGGATTGGTCCTGTTATTACAAACGGGATGATGGCTGGTGTTGGTTTTATGCTTGCAAAGGTTGCCTGGGATATGGCAAAAAACGATCGATTGATTGGGGTCACTTCATTCGCTAGTGCCTTATTAACCTATATTATTTCAAAAGACTTAGTATATACAATCACTGTTTCTGTGCTGCTTTCTAGCATTGTCTATCATTTCACTAAAAAAGAATCTGCCACTGTAACAAATATGCTAACAGAAGATAAATTTAAGCTCCAAAAGTTTATTCTCAACCCTTCTGTTATTCGCGGGGCACTCGCTCTTGTTTGTTTGAATATTGGTGCTAATATTGCCTTTGGAAAAATCAATGGAGAAATCGCCGGAGCAAATGTAAATATTGATACGCTAACGATTATTAGTAGTTTAGCAGATATGGTCTCTTCTTTATTTGGCGGAGGACCTGTGGAAATCATTATTTCTGCGACTGCTTCTGCTCCCCATGCAGTATGGGCAGGTGTTCTAACAATGGCCATCATGGCAGCGATCCTGTTCTTCAAACTTTTGCCGAAGATTGGAAAATATGTACCTAGTTCATCCATTGCCGGTTTCCTTTTCGTCTTAGGTGCGATTGTGACATTACCAGGCAATGCAACAGCCGCACTAACTGGTACAGAAGCTAGTTCCCCTATTGTTGGAGCCATTACTATCATCGTAACAGCCATTGCCGATCCATTTTTAGGGTTATTAGCTGGCGTTGTGATGGAATTTTTACTAGGACTCTTTGGAGTTTAAGAAAAAGGAGAATTTATGATGGAGACTTATTCACTAGCTGTTGCCGGAGTAAAAAGAAAGTTACCAATTATCCCAATTTCAAATGATTTAAAGATTGCAAGCTTTGTTATTTTAGGCGATACAGAAATCGTCGTTGCAGCCGCTTCCCTCTTAGCAGAGCAATTGAAAGACATCGATTATTTAGTAACAGCCGAGGCAAAAGGAATTCCCCTCGTCCATGAACTATCGAAACAACTAAACATGCCAGAATATATCGTTGCTCGAAAAAGTGTAAAACCCTATATGGACGAACCGCTAATCAATCAAGTCGTGTCCATTACCACACAAAAAGAACAATTACTCTGTTTAGATGGAAAAGACGCCGCCAAGATTAAAGGAAAACGCATTGCCTTAATAGATGATGTCATTAGCACCGGAGAGTCGATACGAATACTCGAGGAACTAGTTACCAAAGCAGGAGGAATCACTGTTTCAAAAGCTGCCATTCTTGCTGAGGGTGATGCTGCCGAAAGAGATGATATCGTTTATTTAGAGAAGTTGCCTGTGTTTTGATGGGTAGAATTTCAGGGGGACGGTCTTATAAGAGGTATGAAAGTAGGAGATAATTTTTGCTTTCTCTCCTCTTATCGTCTTGCATCTCTAGAAGAATTTAGGTTTGGTCACAGTGACGACCCGAAATTTGTCGAAGATTGATAGAGAGTTAGATTGTGTGAACTCGTTGCACAGCGACGTTCAGAAAAATCTTGTTTCACATGAATGTTTCACGGGATGTTATATGTGTGTGATGGTTATAGAAATTTGTTAATGGATTGTTGCAGAAGAATAGAGCAAATCTTATTTAACCCTTATTTTACTAATAGGGTATAGTTGCACAGAGACGTCTTGAAATCAAATTCGTAAATTCATTTATAAAAATTTTAAAATGAACTTACGAATTTTAGTTAATTAAAATATTGATTCAAAAAAACTGATAATTCATTGACTATAATCCTATTGATATATTAGTATAAAGATACAATAAAAAACTAACGGGAAGTCCCCGAGAATCCTATGGAAGTTTGTACATTTGCTTGTACAAACTCGATAGCATTTTCAGGGACTTTTTTGTTTTTTTTTGTGAAAAAAAGGAGGAGTCTCTATGAAGAAGTTAGTAAGCGCAAAAGCAAATTGGCTAAAAAAGGAGTTGGCTTATTTTGGATCGACTGCAGTAATCTGTCTGTATCTGGTGATTCCAAGTAATGTTTATGCAGAAGAAGCATGGAAGAAGGCGGGGTTTGATAAAAGGCCTTTGGACGAGGATTTTATGAGAAATCTATTTTTTGTAGTAGCATTCTTAGCAATAATCGCAATTATTTATATTACTATTTTCATTATTTTACGCAATCGCAGTAAACATTAAATTGGGATTAACAGATGTCAATTTGACAATTCTTGGTCACAGTGCACCGAATTGTTGGTTTGCCTGATGCTTCTGTTAAAGAGTCATGAAACAGGTGCCAGGCCATAGCCATCAAGTTAAGCATATCATTACTAATCTAGATAAAAAAGTCTATCCTTTCTATTAGACTGACCTAGCAATATGGGACAGTTATAAAACACCTTCTTAGGCTGCCATATTACCAAACTCTATTGGTGTGTAGTAGCCTAATTTTTCTTGAATACGCTCTTCGTTATAATACCTCATAAATTGATCGACACGTTCTGTAACTTCTTTTAAAGACAAAGAATGAAATTTAACATACTGAAATTCTTCTGATTTTAGGTTTGAGTGAAAGGACTCAATGACTGCATTGCCCCAACAATTTCCCCTGCGTGACATACTACTGACTAAATTCTTCTCTTTGATCCGATTTTGATACGCATAGGTTTGAGAGGCGTAAACACTTCCTTGATCTGAGTGGATGATTACTCCTTCAGGGTTTCCTCGTTTTGCTAGTGCTTCATTCAAGGTATCCATTACTAAAGAAGTTTGTTGATGGGGATAAAGCCTATAGGCAACGATTTGAATGTTAAACAAATCCATGATGGTAGATAAATATAAAGTATCTGGACCATATTGAATATAGGTAATATCTGTTACCCATTTTTCTTTAGGATTGCTTGCATAAAATTCTCGCTGTAATAAGTTTGGTGCAACAATGACAGATTCCCCTTGTGATTTCCACTTTCTCTTTTGCTTTACTCTACACTGAAGATGGTATTTTTGCATAATGCGTTGAACAGTATTGCGATTTAATTTAATCTGATAGTTACGCTTTAACAGCTCCTTGATCTTCCGGTGACCATATCGGTACTTTGTTTCTTTACATAGGAAAATAATGGTTTCCTCTTGTTTAGACAACTTGGCAGATTGCGAAGATGCCCAGCGATAATAAGTAGATCTTGGTACATGTAAAGCGGATAAAATAGCTGATATAGTATACTTTTTTCGTAATGTCTTTACTAGTCGGAGGACAATTTCTTTTTCAGCTCCTTTTCGATCTCCAAATACTTTTTTAAGATTTCATTCTCCTGCTTTAAATGATTCATTTGGCGTTCCTTTTTCTCTTCATCACTTGAACCATCTGGTCCATACCCATATGAGTATTGCTTTCCTATTGGTTGATCGAATCGATGAACTTGATTTTCCCGATACCATTTCATCCACGTTTTGATTTGAGAAACATTTTTAATCCCATGTTTCTGCATGATTTCTTGATTCGTAAACTGACCGCTCATCTTATCTCTAACAACTGCCCACTTAACCTCATTTGAATATACGTTTTTGCCCATGCAAAACACCTCCGAATTTAGTACTTTGTTTAATTGTACCATTTCGAAGGTGTTTTATATTGTCTCATTAATTTAGGTTAGTCTAGAGTATTAGCTGCTTCTTGATAGTCTTTTTTGTTCCCTAAACAATCTAGCACAATTTGTATTCGTTCTTCCCAAGTCGTTTTTCTTCCCTTAGTCATAGAGCTCGTCCTTCCTTGTGACGTATCTTTTATTTCACTATGACTATTATACTTCTTAATCCACCCTCTAAGGACAGATGGATCGGATATTTCATACATTCTCGTAATTTCACGAATCGAGTAATTTCCAGAGGCATAATCTTGAATAGCGGATAACTTTAGTTCTTTAGAATACTTTTTCCAGGAAGAAGTCTCTTTTAGTCCTTCTAAACCGAATGTATCAAATTTATATTTCCATTCCAAAACGGTAGAAAAGTGCACCTTATAAATCGATGAAACTTGGAGTGACGAATTTACTTCCCCTAAAGCTTTCACTATTTGATATTTCTCTTCTACAGAATAAGATTTTCTAGACATAAAAATACTCCCCTACAAGTAACCAGATTTTTATTTTTTAATCTGTCTACCTAAAGGGGAGCATATCACCTTTCCCTCTATCTAACTCAACACTAAAATAGAAACAACAATAATTCGTCCACGATCACATCCACTTGGTTCCTAAATCCATTACTTGTCTTCCGTTCACGCTTTCCTCGCTCATATCGAAAATCTAAGAATTCATTCCACTCCATGACCTCTCCTAATGCATGCTTTAAAACAAATGCGATTGTATTCTGATCCTCTTTCATTCCATCTCTGTTTAAAAGGAGTAAAGGCACATCATAAATTACCGCTTCACTTACCGTTCCCCACCCGGCCTTCGTAATGACAAGGTCGCTTGCTGCAATATAATGCTGTGACTCAGTCTCATCAGCAGGAATGGAGAAAACATTATCTCCTTCCATTCTTACATTCGATGAGACAATAAATACACAATCCTTACTATCCCAGATTGGCAACGAACTTACATTAATATGATTTATCTTCATTCCTAGGCCAAAGAAAATAACAGTCTTTTTCCTAGAAGGATTTACCTTATCAAGAATCTCTTCTACCTTCTCATCTTCAATCTTTCTAGAAAAAAAGGAAAAATCCCTCTTATCCCCTAGCCAATTTCGTTCATTATTGCCTGCTAATAAGAAAAAGGAAGTCATCCTTTCATATGCTTGTTTCAATCTCTCTAACCTTTCCTTATCCAAAAGGAGTTCATAGGCACTATACCAAGTAAAATTAGAAATTCCAACAGAAGGAATCCCTGCTTTCGTAGCTGCTTCAAACGGTAATGGGGAAATATCAGAGATAACTATATCTACTTTGTTACTTATAAGAAAATCCTCTTCCTTCTCCATCTTGCTTTTCCAGTCTTTAAAAAATATATCAAAACTCTCTTTCAATTTTACCTTATCTGGCTCCAAACTTTGCTTCTTAAGAAAATAACCAATATCAGTTGATACTTCTCTAATAGAAACTTGTTTGAAAGGAAGAGAATTCTTCAAGAAAGGAATAGCAAATGAATGACAAATAATGATATACAAAGAAGGCTCTTTCTCCAAAAGTTCTCTAATAATTGCAACAGAACGCACCGCATGCCCATATCCATAGTCCGATATATAATAAGCAATGGTTTTCTTGAAATTCCTCCTATTTCTATTAACCATAGGATACCCCCACCTAAACGAATTGATAGGAACTATTTTACATTCCTTTTATCCCTGCAAGGAACTATCATTTGTCCTGTTGTAATGCCAACGATATAAGATTGGTGTGTTCTGCCAAACACAAAACAACCACTAATCAAGTAAATATAAAGATACCAGGCTGTATTTTATTTCTCTTTAGTGCAAATTGCAAATAGAATTACTTTTGTCTTCTTGAGAAAGATAATTGTCTTTTTGCGGTGCCTGACACTAATTCTTGACCCCATGTCCCTATATGTGCGGTTTTTCCTTATAAGCTTTATAATATGAGAAAGGACGGTGATAAGCATGCTAAAAGAAGAATTACAAAAGAAGTTAGTTGATAAAATCATTCTAGACACAAACCCAGCCTTCGTCATTCTATTTGGTTCATTCGCTAAAGGCACGACACATGATGAAAGTGACATCGATCTTGCTTATTTCAGTGACAAGAAGCTATCATCTTATGAACGTTTTATGCTTGCTTCTGAGCTTGCTGCAATTGCCGGTCGGGAAGTCGATTTAGTCGACATTAAACAAATCGATACAGTATTTACAATGCAGATTTTTGAGCAAGGCAATCCGATTTATATACATGACGAGAACGAATTTACATGCCAAAAAATGCGTGCTTATAGCATGTATGCTACGTTAAGTGAGCAACGTGCTACAATTATTAATGCGATCAAAGAAAGAGGGAGTGTATTCGGCAATGAATGATGTTATTTTAAATAAAACGACGACAATTGAACGTTGTGTTAAGCGTATTTATGAAGTGTACGAAGACAATCCTGCAAACTTAACGGACTTTACAAAACAGGATAGTATCATTTTAAAAATTCGTGGTCACAGTGACCACACCTGAGGATGAGGAGAAATTCGCACTTTCCCCTCTACCATCTAAACCTTACAAAATGTCTAAATGGAAAACAGCGAATACGGTCCGACTATCACCTCTCTGTCGATTGATATTCAGTTCCATATGAATATCAATCGACAAGTCAAAGTGAAACATCTCTGTGAAACAAGATTTTTCAGGGCGTCACTGTGCAGCGAGAATTTGGTCCTCTTTTAATTTTGTACGGAATCGACAACAAAAAAAAGCACACCATGCAGTTACATCAGCTTGCCCCCTCCAATTCCCTTCAAGCATCAAAAGGGGCATAAAAACGGCTGTATGTATTTACTAGCAAATATTGACTATTAGTTTCTTCCTCAACATGTATTTCTTAGATGGACTATTTATGATTTTTGTCTTTTTGTGGTGCTGACACTTAATATGGTGGTGGTATTCACAACGAATCTAGATTATTGAAAGGTTACGCTACAACAATACTTTTCCCGTTTCTGTGTCGGTGTCCCTTCATAATAATCTAGTAAAAAATTCACATTCATAAAACAAGGTACTGTCGAATCCTTCTTATAATATTGATAGCTACTCCAAGGATAGTATTCTGCCAGCTTAACCATCCTCGCCTCTACTGGGTTAAGGTGTATATAACGGCTAACTTCTAACATACCTTCTTTGTTCTCAATAACTTTGTCATAAAAACGTTTTTCAAAGACATGGCCTGTTAAACGGTATTTGGTGTTATAGTAATTGGCATAACGTTTATTGATTAGTGCCATTAGCTTTGAGATGGGTACTTCACTAGAACGCAATTGGAAATGGAAATGATTATTCATGAGGCAATAAGAGGCGATTTCAAAGGGGTACTTTTCGTAGAGTTGCGTTAGGATATGAAGAAAAGCTTGAAAATCACTGGCATTCCGAAACAAGGGATCACGTCGATTCCCCCGGGAAACAATATGATAAAATCGCTCTGGTATATATACTCTTTTCTTATAGGGCATTATTTCTCCCTCGCAATCGTCATTTGTTTATTCTGCTCCCAGCGTCTTAAGGTCATCGCTTCCCAAATGGCTTGATCAGCTATTCTTTCTTCCCCTGCTAAATCAGAAATGGTCCTTGCGAGTCTAATAATTTTAATCTGAACACGATTGCTCCAGTTTTGCTTAGAAGATATTTGAGTGAGCGTCTTTTTCTGTTCTGTTGTCAAGGCACTCGTTTCCACCAAAATTTCAAACGGAACCTTCGCATTGGATACCTCTTGTTGATACCGTTCATACTGGCGCACACGCGCTTTTTCCACTCTTTTACGAATATCGTTAGAGGATTCTTGCGTCGTGGAGGGCCGGTTAACATTTACTGACTGTAAGGATAAAAGGATGTCCATTCGGTCATAGATAGGACCTGACAACCGATTTCGGTAGGCTTGAATTTGCTTTTGGGAACAGGTGCAATAATGCTGAAGAGAACCGAGGTATCCACATGGACAAGGGTTCATAGCACCTATTAAGATAAAAGAAGCTGGATACGTCACAGTAGAATGCGCTCGACTAATGGTTACTTCACCTGTTTCGAGTGGTTGACGGAGCATATCAAGCGTTTTTTTGGAGAATTCTGCAATCTCATCGAGAAAAAGAATCCCATGATGAGCCATCGAAATTTCACCTGGTCGCGGGTTCGACCCACCACCAATAATGGCGACAGCAGAAGCAGAATGGTGTGGATGCCTGAAAGGAACAAATTGATTATGGATACGCTTTTCACGAGCAAGCTGATACAAACTCATCACTTCGAGTTGTGCTTGATTTGTTAATGAAGGTAGGATGGAGGGAAAGGATTCAGCTAACAAGCTCTTTCCACAACCAGGAGGACCATTCATTAGCAAATTATGCTCACCAGCTGCAGCAATTTCTAATGCTCTTTTTGCTTTCTCATGTCCAATCACATGACAGAAATCCTTTTGATGAGTGTCAACATCTGGAGTTAGATGATTCTCTGAAGAAAAAGAAGGTTGAGACAGCATGCTTTCTTGCCCTTCCAAATGCTGAACGACTTCCTCGAT
Proteins encoded:
- a CDS encoding endonuclease/exonuclease/phosphatase family protein, producing MKLLTLNTHSWIEESPLEKLEAIKVQLLADSYDVISLQEVNQSMDAEEAEVDSFFIAPNQDTVIKKDNFAFLLQQELKKEGLEYYWSWVPSHIGYDQYDEGIAILTRFKVTNARGILLSRKDDYTDYHTRKALEVSFQASERNYLVYGLHLSWWQDETESYPFLYEWNKLVEAWEAEARAGGCILLMGDFNNPAHIEKEGYSVVSKHPHLKDAYLDATVKNGSHTVVKKIDGWENNSDLLRIDYIFVSSNLSVYSYETVFDGRTTPVVSDHFGVKVEIG
- a CDS encoding IS3 family transposase (programmed frameshift), producing the protein MGKNVYSNEVKWAVVRDKMSGQFTNQEIMQKHGIKNVSQIKTWMKWYRENQVHRFDQPIGKQYSYGYGPDGSSDEEKKERQMNHLKQENEILKKVFGDRKGAEKEIVLRLVKTLRKKYTISAILSALHVPRSTYYRWASSQSAKLSKQEETIIFLCKETKYRYGHRKIKELLKRNYQIKLNRNTVQRIMQKYHLQCRVKQKRKWKSQGESVIVAPNLLQREFYASNPKEKWVTDITYIQYGPDTLYLSTIMDLFNIQIVAYRLYPHQQTSLVMDTLNEALAKRGNPEGVIIHSDQGSVYASQTYAYQNRIKEKNLVSSMSRRGNCWGNAVIESFHSNLKSEEFQYVKFHSLSLKEVTERVDQFMRYYNEERIQEKLGYYTPIEFGNMAA
- a CDS encoding helix-turn-helix domain-containing protein yields the protein MSRKSYSVEEKYQIVKALGEVNSSLQVSSIYKVHFSTVLEWKYKFDTFGLEGLKETSSWKKYSKELKLSAIQDYASGNYSIREITRMYEISDPSVLRGWIKKYNSHSEIKDTSQGRTSSMTKGRKTTWEERIQIVLDCLGNKKDYQEAANTLD
- a CDS encoding PTS transporter subunit IIBC, producing the protein MKKMLSFEFWQKFGKALMVVVAVMPAAGIMISLGKLIAMIDASVFITIGSVVENIGWGIIGNLHILFALAIGGSWAKEKAGGAFAAGIAFLLINRITGSIFGVTNEMLSEDGAFTHTLFGTKILVEGYFTSVLEAPALNMGVFVGIISGFIGAIVYNKYYNFRKLPDALAFFNGKRFVPFVVILWSVIVSLILAVIWPTIQTGINHFGLWIATSSESAPILAPFIYGTAERLLIPFGLHHMLTIPINYTSLGGTYTIMSGVMAGKEVFGQDPLWLAWASDLVNLQNAGDTAAYNQLLSSVTPARFKVGQMIGATAILMGVAVAIYRNVDMDKKKKYKSMIFSAAIAVFLTGVTEPLEFMFMFAAPVLYVVYAILQGLAFASADIVHLRLHSFGNLELITRLPIAFKAGLGGDVLNYVIVCIVFFIVSYFIANVMIKKFNFSTPGRNGNYESDADSNTTEAGNAGPTNSQVLEIVDLLGGKANITDVDACMTRLRVSVKELDKVGDESSWKAAGAMGLIKKDGGVQAIYGPKADILKSDINDYLEQSE
- the mntA gene encoding type VII toxin-antitoxin system MntA family adenylyltransferase antitoxin; translation: MLKEELQKKLVDKIILDTNPAFVILFGSFAKGTTHDESDIDLAYFSDKKLSSYERFMLASELAAIAGREVDLVDIKQIDTVFTMQIFEQGNPIYIHDENEFTCQKMRAYSMYATLSEQRATIINAIKERGSVFGNE
- a CDS encoding phosphoribosyltransferase family protein; this translates as METYSLAVAGVKRKLPIIPISNDLKIASFVILGDTEIVVAAASLLAEQLKDIDYLVTAEAKGIPLVHELSKQLNMPEYIVARKSVKPYMDEPLINQVVSITTQKEQLLCLDGKDAAKIKGKRIALIDDVISTGESIRILEELVTKAGGITVSKAAILAEGDAAERDDIVYLEKLPVF
- a CDS encoding PTS transporter subunit IIC, yielding MSVAEIFTLAFTGAVALELFALVDSWFGPAIGPLSEGITSKMSKRFKGRKLLIGIDWPILATRAELWAVANILAPILLLVAIFLPGNTVLPLGGILLTVLAPALLIVTKGRVVRMTIIGTILIPLFLWGATFIAKFVTETSKAMGNFPNGLDADALFSSVDSDPIEKMLAILFGKAVDAWDIKLIGFSVLALIAYILLFGWYFKQMRKENKKMELKQNTDKKVS
- a CDS encoding glycosyltransferase is translated as MVNRNRRNFKKTIAYYISDYGYGHAVRSVAIIRELLEKEPSLYIIICHSFAIPFLKNSLPFKQVSIREVSTDIGYFLKKQSLEPDKVKLKESFDIFFKDWKSKMEKEEDFLISNKVDIVISDISPLPFEAATKAGIPSVGISNFTWYSAYELLLDKERLERLKQAYERMTSFFLLAGNNERNWLGDKRDFSFFSRKIEDEKVEEILDKVNPSRKKTVIFFGLGMKINHINVSSLPIWDSKDCVFIVSSNVRMEGDNVFSIPADETESQHYIAASDLVITKAGWGTVSEAVIYDVPLLLLNRDGMKEDQNTIAFVLKHALGEVMEWNEFLDFRYERGKRERKTSNGFRNQVDVIVDELLLFLF
- a CDS encoding solute carrier family 23 protein is translated as MEDILKDILAAFSVVLNGLPQGLLALSFGFASVPTALAFLVGAAGNSLTSNVAVISFQAETITVAGTMGKNMRERLSSIFFGAFLLVIIGVFGLMEQIVAWIGPVITNGMMAGVGFMLAKVAWDMAKNDRLIGVTSFASALLTYIISKDLVYTITVSVLLSSIVYHFTKKESATVTNMLTEDKFKLQKFILNPSVIRGALALVCLNIGANIAFGKINGEIAGANVNIDTLTIISSLADMVSSLFGGGPVEIIISATASAPHAVWAGVLTMAIMAAILFFKLLPKIGKYVPSSSIAGFLFVLGAIVTLPGNATAALTGTEASSPIVGAITIIVTAIADPFLGLLAGVVMEFLLGLFGV